The Lacipirellula parvula genome window below encodes:
- a CDS encoding AI-2E family transporter — protein MKNAEVRNEQIWLVVGSMMILATGMLAIALAYTRAVMVPFVLAIFITAVVAPVVDYQVNRWRLPKWFAVLTTLLVVLAFLALMGVGLIAAVQSMVQSADEYSSQVADLTARIFAQLHARHIAVDEARIASELEGYLPGLITETAGTAKDVISHGVLITFFVVFLLIGRNSNTRHTGMYAEIETTIRSYVTTMTTISAITSLLVGSVLWAFGLHMAWVFALLVFMLTYIPSIGPIIATALPLPVAVTQFHDPWTIFAVIAIPGFIHMTIGNLVTPKLMGSGLDLHPVTVLLALAFWGLLWGVVGMILAVPIVAMLRIVLAHFSTTRPIAHLLSGRLPGVAVVPERI, from the coding sequence ATGAAAAACGCCGAAGTTCGCAACGAACAGATCTGGCTAGTCGTTGGCTCGATGATGATTCTCGCGACCGGAATGTTAGCTATTGCATTGGCTTATACTCGCGCCGTGATGGTCCCCTTTGTCTTGGCCATCTTTATCACGGCGGTCGTAGCGCCGGTCGTAGACTATCAAGTCAACCGATGGCGACTTCCCAAATGGTTCGCGGTGCTGACGACTCTCTTGGTTGTCCTGGCATTTCTCGCATTGATGGGCGTCGGCCTGATTGCAGCGGTGCAGTCAATGGTCCAATCCGCCGACGAATACAGTTCACAAGTAGCCGACCTTACGGCGCGGATCTTCGCCCAACTTCATGCAAGGCATATTGCCGTCGACGAAGCTCGGATTGCCTCTGAGTTAGAGGGTTACCTGCCGGGGTTAATTACGGAAACGGCTGGCACAGCGAAAGATGTCATTTCGCACGGGGTGTTGATTACGTTCTTTGTCGTGTTCTTGCTGATTGGGCGAAATTCCAATACGCGGCACACGGGAATGTACGCAGAGATAGAAACCACTATTCGCAGCTACGTGACGACGATGACTACGATCTCAGCGATAACGAGTTTGCTTGTCGGATCGGTGCTTTGGGCGTTCGGACTACACATGGCATGGGTGTTTGCGTTGCTCGTCTTCATGCTGACCTATATCCCGAGCATAGGCCCGATTATCGCCACCGCCCTGCCGTTGCCGGTAGCGGTGACTCAGTTTCACGACCCTTGGACGATATTCGCAGTTATCGCGATCCCCGGCTTTATACATATGACGATCGGCAATTTGGTGACGCCAAAATTGATGGGCAGCGGACTTGACCTACATCCAGTAACAGTGCTCCTTGCACTCGCGTTCTGGGGACTGCTGTGGGGAGTCGTCGGGATGATCCTTGCCGTGCCAATTGTCGCCATGCTTCGCATAGTTCTCGCGCATTTCAGCACAACGCGGCCGATTGCCCATCTGTTGTCCGGGCGGCTTCCGGGAGTGGCTGTGGTACCTGAACGGATATAG
- a CDS encoding YybH family protein, whose protein sequence is MKLRTVATAALVLAFSAVLPLAQAQQPKSNGEGAKSAEAADENTAAIQKTAIAFAEAFNRGDAKAIAGLWTASGEYIDESGAEYAGQEAIEKRYADFFKANPGAAIALEVDSVRSVSPDAAIEDGHAVLTLPPAGESTASAYSVVHVKVDGRWLMASVRDAQADGGTAHEHIADLEWLIGTWTAEEQGVTTESVCKWIGEKSFVERRYTTKAADGVETSGVQIIGWNAQAGHVQSWSFSADGSFAVGIWTPTEGGWQASITGVTLDGAATTAVNRLHRLDDNAYVWQSVNRSLDGTQLPDSDEVIMRRQLAK, encoded by the coding sequence ATGAAACTCCGGACCGTGGCCACGGCCGCGTTGGTTCTCGCGTTCTCAGCTGTTTTGCCGTTGGCTCAAGCTCAGCAACCCAAGTCGAACGGCGAGGGTGCGAAGAGCGCCGAGGCCGCCGATGAAAACACGGCGGCTATCCAGAAAACAGCTATCGCGTTTGCCGAAGCATTCAACCGTGGAGATGCGAAGGCGATTGCGGGGCTTTGGACGGCGAGTGGCGAGTACATAGATGAATCTGGCGCCGAGTACGCTGGCCAGGAAGCCATCGAAAAACGCTACGCCGATTTCTTCAAAGCCAATCCGGGAGCCGCAATCGCACTCGAAGTCGACTCGGTGCGATCAGTAAGTCCTGATGCCGCCATCGAAGACGGGCACGCCGTCTTGACGCTCCCCCCGGCGGGTGAATCGACCGCCAGTGCCTATTCGGTCGTCCACGTCAAAGTCGATGGGCGTTGGCTCATGGCGTCCGTGCGTGACGCACAGGCCGACGGCGGAACCGCTCATGAGCACATCGCAGATCTTGAGTGGCTCATCGGAACTTGGACTGCCGAGGAGCAGGGCGTCACGACAGAGTCAGTTTGCAAATGGATTGGCGAGAAGAGCTTTGTGGAGAGAAGGTATACGACGAAGGCCGCCGACGGAGTCGAGACAAGCGGCGTCCAAATCATCGGCTGGAATGCTCAAGCGGGCCATGTTCAGTCATGGAGCTTTAGCGCAGATGGCTCCTTCGCCGTCGGAATCTGGACGCCTACCGAGGGCGGATGGCAAGCGTCAATCACTGGCGTGACTCTCGATGGAGCGGCGACGACTGCCGTCAATCGCCTCCATCGCCTCGACGATAATGCCTACGTTTGGCAATCGGTGAATCGGTCACTCGACGGCACGCAGCTTCCTGATAGCGACGAAGTGATCATGCGACGCCAGCTTGCGAAGTAA
- a CDS encoding arylsulfatase — translation MQRWLFTLSAAWLLLAQTALAQEGKKPNILFIMGDDIGWMQPSCYHRGLMVGETPNIDRLAREGGMFMTYYAESSCTAGRCAFVTGMHPYRAGMVLPQLPGAISYLRPGTPCIAKFLYDLGYSTGEFGKNHLGDHPDSLPTAHGFQEFWGYLYHLDAMQQVSFPDINSSPDKQAVVPPMKMIPIPGIPPHPGEIDPKDGVCMAAPRPVLWMKSSDGTAKNQKGTDEGPLTLERSKTVDEEISSHVIDWLDRNDPEKTQKPFFCYYNPARMHVTTVLSKKYEDMIGTVGGKDWGANEAGMKQMDDNIGYVLKKLEDMGELDNTIVVFTTDNGAEVQTFPDGGVTPFKAGKLSTWEGGMRAPCVIRWPGVVKPGTIFKEMFSSLDWLPTLVELAGGPKGEELNKQIMEGKYEGIVKTKLDGFNQIDYLTGKAEKSNRDTFFYYQGRLPSAVRYKNWKFYYTMMGSMGTDALNAPVTYHWTQLQNIMRDPFENNVGAEQKGAFSVAGALASPSTAYIYDWNLLPIGQLLWEKELMSYVDFPPLQMAASYNLEQVLQQVREMGAKHPSE, via the coding sequence ATGCAACGCTGGCTCTTCACATTGTCCGCGGCATGGTTGCTGCTGGCGCAGACGGCACTCGCTCAAGAGGGCAAGAAGCCGAACATCCTCTTCATCATGGGCGACGACATCGGCTGGATGCAGCCGAGCTGTTATCACCGCGGGTTGATGGTCGGCGAAACGCCGAACATCGATCGCCTCGCCCGCGAAGGGGGGATGTTCATGACCTATTACGCGGAGTCGAGTTGCACGGCGGGCCGCTGTGCGTTCGTTACTGGCATGCATCCCTATCGCGCGGGCATGGTCCTGCCGCAGTTGCCGGGCGCGATTTCGTATCTGCGCCCCGGCACGCCTTGCATTGCCAAGTTCCTGTATGACCTCGGCTACAGCACAGGCGAGTTTGGTAAGAATCACCTCGGCGATCATCCCGATTCGCTGCCGACGGCGCACGGCTTCCAGGAGTTCTGGGGCTACCTCTATCACTTGGATGCGATGCAGCAAGTGAGCTTCCCGGACATCAATAGCAGCCCGGATAAGCAGGCCGTTGTGCCGCCCATGAAGATGATCCCAATTCCTGGCATTCCGCCGCATCCAGGTGAAATCGACCCGAAAGACGGCGTCTGTATGGCGGCCCCACGACCGGTGCTCTGGATGAAGTCGTCCGACGGGACGGCAAAGAATCAAAAAGGGACCGACGAAGGTCCGCTCACCCTGGAACGCTCCAAGACGGTCGACGAGGAGATCTCATCTCACGTCATCGACTGGCTTGATCGCAACGACCCCGAAAAGACCCAAAAGCCCTTCTTTTGCTATTACAATCCCGCCCGCATGCACGTCACCACCGTGCTGTCGAAAAAGTATGAAGACATGATCGGCACCGTCGGCGGCAAAGACTGGGGCGCCAATGAAGCCGGCATGAAGCAGATGGACGACAACATCGGCTACGTCCTCAAGAAGCTCGAAGACATGGGCGAACTCGACAACACCATCGTCGTGTTCACCACCGACAACGGCGCCGAGGTTCAGACCTTCCCGGACGGGGGCGTCACGCCGTTCAAAGCCGGGAAGTTGAGTACGTGGGAAGGCGGCATGCGCGCTCCGTGCGTCATTCGCTGGCCTGGGGTCGTCAAGCCAGGCACGATCTTCAAGGAGATGTTTTCGTCGCTAGACTGGCTGCCCACGTTGGTAGAACTAGCTGGCGGCCCCAAAGGGGAGGAACTGAACAAGCAGATCATGGAGGGCAAGTACGAAGGCATCGTGAAGACCAAGCTCGATGGCTTTAACCAGATCGACTATCTCACCGGAAAGGCTGAAAAATCGAATCGCGACACCTTCTTCTACTACCAGGGCCGCCTCCCTTCGGCCGTACGCTACAAGAACTGGAAGTTCTACTACACCATGATGGGGTCCATGGGCACCGATGCTCTCAACGCCCCCGTGACGTATCACTGGACGCAACTCCAGAACATCATGCGTGATCCGTTCGAGAACAACGTTGGGGCCGAGCAGAAAGGCGCGTTCTCAGTAGCAGGAGCCTTAGCTTCTCCAAGCACCGCGTATATTTATGACTGGAACCTCCTGCCCATCGGCCAGCTCCTTTGGGAAAAGGAACTCATGTCCTATGTCGACTTCCCGCCCCTCCAGATGGCGGCGAGCTATAACCTCGAACAGGTCCTCCAGCAGGTGCGTGAGATGGGAGCGAAGCACCCAAGCGAGTAA
- a CDS encoding IS3 family transposase (programmed frameshift) translates to MPRGTKFKPEEIISKLREAEVELARGKKIPEVCKQIGVTEQTYYRWKKEYGGLRMDQAKRLKELEKENARLKRLLADAELDKAILKEAAFGKLLSPTKRRCAVEYVRDSLGRARVSERRACQVLSQHRSTQRRKQRVPSDEPRLLKRIVELASDYGRYGYRRVTALLRRDGWTVNHKRVERLWRQEGLKVPQKQPKRRRLWLADGSCVRLRPSYKDHVWSYDFVADRTSDGRAIRMLTLIDEHTRECLAIDVARSLKSEDVLERLSDLFVRRGVPTYIRSDNGAEFTATKVREWLARVGVKTLFIEPGSPWENGYVESFNGKLRDELLAREQFDTLLEAKVLIERWRRHFNAVRPHSSLGYRAPAPEAIQPASLASATPQQAKQAGVGATPTLT, encoded by the exons ATGCCGCGAGGAACGAAGTTCAAGCCGGAAGAGATCATTTCGAAGCTGCGCGAGGCGGAAGTCGAACTGGCTCGTGGGAAGAAGATTCCCGAAGTCTGTAAGCAGATCGGCGTGACGGAGCAGACGTACTACCGCTGGAAGAAGGAGTACGGCGGCTTGCGGATGGACCAAGCGAAGCGTCTCAAAGAGCTTGAGAAAGAGAACGCTCGACTGAAGCGATTGCTCGCCGACGCGGAGCTTGATAAGGCGATCTTGAAGGAAGCCGCGT TCGGGAAACTTCTGAGCCCGACGAAACGACGCTGTGCGGTCGAGTACGTTCGAGATTCTCTCGGACGCGCCCGAGTGTCGGAGCGTCGGGCTTGCCAGGTGCTGAGCCAACATCGCAGCACACAGCGGCGGAAGCAGCGCGTTCCCAGCGACGAGCCGCGGTTACTCAAGCGGATCGTGGAACTGGCAAGCGACTACGGCCGCTACGGCTATCGCCGGGTGACTGCCTTGTTGCGGCGCGACGGCTGGACGGTCAATCACAAACGCGTCGAGCGTCTTTGGCGTCAGGAGGGCCTGAAAGTGCCGCAGAAGCAACCAAAACGGAGGCGACTGTGGCTCGCCGACGGCTCGTGCGTGCGGCTGCGCCCATCCTACAAAGATCACGTCTGGAGCTACGACTTCGTCGCCGATCGCACGAGCGACGGCCGGGCGATTCGGATGCTCACCCTAATCGACGAGCATACCCGCGAGTGCTTGGCGATCGACGTGGCCCGAAGCCTCAAGAGCGAGGACGTGCTGGAGCGCTTGAGCGACCTGTTCGTCCGTCGCGGCGTGCCGACCTACATCCGCAGCGACAACGGCGCCGAGTTCACGGCGACGAAGGTGCGCGAGTGGCTGGCTCGGGTCGGCGTTAAGACGCTGTTCATCGAGCCGGGCAGCCCTTGGGAGAACGGCTACGTTGAAAGCTTCAACGGCAAGCTGCGCGACGAGCTGCTCGCGCGAGAGCAGTTCGATACGCTGCTGGAGGCCAAGGTTCTCATCGAGCGCTGGCGCCGGCACTTCAACGCCGTCCGACCGCACAGTTCGTTGGGCTACCGGGCTCCGGCGCCGGAAGCGATTCAGCCTGCTTCGCTTGCTTCGGCTACGCCTCAGCAAGCGAAGCAGGCTGGCGTTGGGGCAACGCCAACTCTAACTTAA
- a CDS encoding DUF932 domain-containing protein, with amino-acid sequence MEKQNLTRASQELFQRTPDESFESLRALSTYCRAKREQSVDVWHPPSQITPELIGEDFGVRLGSDGAFLLNDWSFSQLCKCAAVGKETINRLSPHTAASALKETLPRSNKPLQFYHRDQVIRSIHGTGYTRLHDSDVVAMLQEFAVDFQPPQVGMNGATGLYAGEQDLFCFLIDPQGWTEIEGEAFAPGFFIWNSEVGKRSIGIETFWFQAVCQNHIVWDATEVVEFTRKHTSSVHSALTEMKRIIEALVAKRDERRAGFIEVIGRAMRTKLGDDADEVLKTLTKNGIGRSVAKQAMAIAEQQGRFTIFALVDALTRLSGEIVNAGDRTDADERAGALLALAQ; translated from the coding sequence ATGGAAAAGCAAAACTTGACTCGTGCTTCGCAGGAACTGTTCCAGCGAACTCCAGACGAGTCGTTCGAGTCCCTCAGAGCCCTTTCAACTTATTGCCGCGCGAAGCGTGAGCAATCAGTTGACGTCTGGCATCCTCCAAGTCAGATCACGCCGGAACTTATCGGCGAAGACTTTGGCGTCAGGCTCGGCTCCGACGGAGCGTTTCTTCTCAATGACTGGAGCTTTTCGCAGCTCTGTAAGTGCGCCGCAGTCGGTAAAGAGACGATCAACCGTCTCTCTCCCCACACGGCGGCTTCGGCATTAAAAGAAACGTTGCCACGCAGCAACAAGCCGCTTCAGTTCTATCACAGAGATCAGGTAATCCGGTCGATTCACGGAACGGGCTACACCCGGCTCCATGATTCGGACGTTGTTGCCATGCTGCAAGAGTTCGCAGTCGACTTCCAGCCACCCCAGGTCGGGATGAATGGAGCGACGGGCCTCTACGCAGGGGAGCAGGACCTATTCTGCTTTCTGATCGATCCGCAAGGCTGGACTGAAATCGAAGGCGAAGCTTTCGCCCCCGGATTCTTCATCTGGAATTCGGAGGTCGGCAAGCGTTCGATCGGCATCGAGACGTTCTGGTTCCAGGCAGTGTGTCAGAACCACATCGTCTGGGACGCGACAGAGGTCGTTGAGTTCACCCGCAAGCATACCTCAAGCGTTCACTCAGCACTCACTGAGATGAAACGCATCATTGAGGCACTTGTCGCGAAGCGCGACGAGCGGCGTGCGGGATTCATCGAGGTGATTGGCAGAGCAATGCGCACCAAACTCGGCGATGACGCCGACGAAGTGCTAAAGACGCTGACGAAAAACGGCATTGGCCGTAGCGTCGCGAAGCAAGCGATGGCGATTGCCGAGCAGCAGGGTCGTTTCACGATCTTCGCTCTCGTCGACGCCCTCACTCGGCTGTCGGGTGAGATCGTTAACGCCGGTGACCGCACCGACGCTGACGAAAGGGCAGGGGCCCTTTTAGCTTTAGCCCAATAG
- a CDS encoding arylsulfatase → MIKDDALQSTPWWAPRVAPPKDAPNVLLIITDDAGFGVPSTFGGVIPTPTMDRLAKEGLRYNRMCSTALCSPTRAALITGRNHHSVGFGVVSEQSTGFPGYDSVIGVDNATIGRILLENGYNTSWFGKNHNTPAFQASQSGPFTQWPTGMGFEYFYGFVGGDANQWQPNLFRNTTQIYPFKGKKDWNLITGMADEAIDWMTRMHQIDPSKPVFIKYAPGASHAPHHPTKEWVDKITKMKLFDEGWNKVRERIFENQKRLGVIPQDSVLPPWPKDVLKEWDQLTAAEQKLYLKQVEVFAAYVAYNDHEIGRVVQAFEDLGKLDNTLIIYINGDNGTSAEGGPMGTPNEVAWFNGVSDMAVEVQMKWYDVWGTEQTYNHMSAGWSWMFDAPFSWFKQNASQLGGVNQNMVVSWPARIKDKGGLRTQFMHVIDVAPTILEAAGITAPDVVDGIKQKPIEGTSFLYTFDAANAKAPSQHKTQYFEMMGQYALYDDGWFMSTKVDRAPWEAFGAANPDPLNNQEFQLYNLDKDFTQSEDLAAKYPDKVKELKAKFLAEAKKYQVFPLDASVAARIIAPRPNITAGRSEFVYTRPMVGLPQGDSPVLLNTSYTISADVEVPAGGAEGMLLTSGGRFAGYGFYLLKGKPVFLWNLLDLERLKWEGPDALAPGKHTVEFDFKYEGIGVGTLVYNSFSGLGQPGIGTLKVDGKVVATKRMEKTLPMILQWDESFDIGSDTLTGVNDADYQPPFAFTGKLHKLTLNVDRPQLSPNDIKTLEEGMKKAAAGRE, encoded by the coding sequence GTGATCAAGGACGACGCTTTGCAATCGACGCCCTGGTGGGCGCCACGCGTGGCGCCGCCGAAGGACGCGCCCAATGTGCTGCTGATCATCACCGATGATGCCGGCTTCGGTGTGCCCAGCACGTTCGGCGGCGTGATTCCGACGCCCACGATGGACCGTTTGGCCAAGGAGGGGCTGCGGTACAACCGCATGTGCTCCACGGCGCTCTGCTCGCCGACGCGAGCCGCACTGATCACCGGCCGCAACCATCACTCGGTCGGTTTTGGCGTGGTCTCTGAGCAGTCCACGGGCTTCCCTGGTTACGACAGCGTCATTGGCGTCGACAACGCCACGATCGGCCGCATCCTGCTCGAGAACGGTTACAACACGTCGTGGTTCGGCAAAAACCACAACACGCCTGCTTTTCAGGCGAGCCAGTCCGGCCCATTCACCCAGTGGCCGACTGGCATGGGCTTCGAGTACTTCTACGGGTTCGTCGGCGGCGACGCCAACCAGTGGCAGCCAAACCTTTTCCGGAATACGACTCAAATTTATCCGTTTAAGGGCAAGAAAGACTGGAACTTGATCACCGGCATGGCGGACGAAGCGATCGACTGGATGACGCGAATGCATCAGATCGATCCAAGCAAACCGGTCTTCATCAAATACGCGCCGGGCGCCTCGCATGCTCCGCACCATCCGACGAAGGAATGGGTGGACAAGATCACCAAGATGAAGCTGTTCGACGAAGGCTGGAACAAGGTGCGTGAACGCATCTTCGAGAACCAGAAGCGCCTGGGCGTGATCCCGCAGGACTCCGTGCTGCCGCCTTGGCCGAAGGACGTGCTCAAGGAGTGGGACCAACTGACGGCCGCGGAGCAGAAACTCTACCTCAAGCAAGTCGAAGTCTTCGCCGCCTACGTCGCCTACAACGACCACGAAATCGGACGCGTGGTCCAGGCCTTCGAGGACTTGGGCAAGCTCGACAACACGCTCATTATCTACATCAATGGCGACAACGGCACGAGCGCTGAGGGCGGCCCGATGGGCACGCCGAACGAAGTCGCGTGGTTCAACGGCGTCAGCGACATGGCGGTCGAAGTGCAAATGAAGTGGTATGACGTGTGGGGCACCGAGCAGACCTACAATCATATGTCGGCCGGCTGGTCCTGGATGTTCGATGCGCCGTTCTCCTGGTTCAAGCAGAATGCATCGCAACTTGGCGGCGTCAACCAGAACATGGTCGTGTCGTGGCCGGCGCGCATCAAGGACAAGGGCGGCCTCCGCACTCAGTTCATGCACGTCATCGACGTGGCGCCGACGATCCTTGAGGCCGCAGGAATCACCGCGCCCGATGTGGTTGACGGCATCAAGCAAAAGCCGATCGAGGGGACGAGCTTCCTCTACACCTTCGACGCGGCCAACGCCAAGGCTCCATCGCAACACAAGACCCAGTATTTCGAAATGATGGGCCAGTATGCGTTGTATGACGACGGCTGGTTCATGAGTACGAAGGTCGATCGGGCGCCATGGGAAGCGTTTGGCGCGGCCAACCCGGACCCGCTCAATAACCAAGAGTTTCAACTTTACAACCTGGACAAGGACTTCACCCAGTCGGAGGACTTAGCGGCAAAATACCCGGACAAAGTCAAAGAACTCAAAGCCAAGTTCCTCGCCGAGGCGAAGAAATATCAGGTATTCCCGCTGGATGCGTCAGTGGCAGCGCGCATTATCGCGCCACGGCCGAACATCACCGCCGGGCGCTCTGAGTTCGTCTATACGCGCCCGATGGTAGGTCTGCCTCAGGGCGATTCGCCGGTGCTGCTGAATACCAGCTACACTATCTCCGCCGACGTCGAGGTACCGGCTGGCGGCGCCGAAGGGATGTTGCTGACCTCGGGCGGGCGCTTTGCGGGTTATGGCTTCTACCTGCTTAAGGGGAAACCGGTATTCCTCTGGAACTTGCTCGACCTCGAACGCCTCAAGTGGGAAGGCCCTGACGCGCTCGCGCCCGGCAAGCACACGGTCGAGTTCGACTTCAAATACGAGGGGATCGGCGTTGGCACGCTTGTCTACAACAGCTTCAGCGGACTCGGCCAACCCGGCATCGGCACACTGAAGGTGGATGGCAAGGTGGTCGCGACGAAGCGCATGGAGAAGACGCTACCGATGATTCTCCAGTGGGACGAGAGCTTCGACATTGGCTCCGACACGCTAACTGGCGTGAACGATGCGGATTATCAGCCGCCGTTCGCGTTCACCGGCAAGCTTCACAAGTTGACGCTGAACGTGGACCGCCCACAACTTTCGCCTAATGACATCAAAACTCTTGAAGAGGGCATGAAGAAAGCCGCCGCTGGCCGCGAGTAA
- a CDS encoding HAD family hydrolase: MSQQKKPAIATLAILWILCGANVTQAQDALPSWNDGAAKQAIVAFVTSTTTEGKADFVPPAERIATFDQDGTLWVEHPMYSFVMYALDRVHTVAKERPELAQVEPFKTVLSGDRAAMAKLTLPDLEKIIAVTYTGMTVEDFADELSRWLAEARDPRWKRPYTELTYQPMQELLKYLRDHGYKTYIVTGGGQDFVRVYSERVYGIPPEQVVGTAGETKFTYAANGKPELVKEPKLLLNDNGVGKPEGIQLVIGRRPRAAFGNSTGDQQMLEYATAGEGAQLAMLVLHDDAKREYAYGPATGLPDTKVGAFTQALYDEATAKSWTVVSMKNDWRKIFTFDE, from the coding sequence ATGTCGCAACAGAAGAAGCCCGCCATCGCGACGCTGGCCATCCTGTGGATTCTTTGCGGCGCCAATGTTACTCAAGCGCAAGACGCGCTTCCCTCATGGAACGACGGCGCCGCCAAGCAGGCGATCGTCGCCTTCGTGACGTCCACGACGACCGAAGGCAAGGCCGATTTCGTCCCCCCTGCCGAACGGATCGCCACCTTCGATCAAGACGGCACGCTGTGGGTCGAGCACCCCATGTACTCGTTCGTGATGTACGCGCTCGATCGCGTCCATACAGTCGCCAAAGAGCGGCCCGAACTGGCGCAGGTCGAACCCTTCAAGACGGTTCTCTCCGGCGACCGGGCCGCCATGGCCAAGCTGACGCTCCCTGATCTCGAAAAGATCATCGCCGTCACCTACACGGGAATGACGGTCGAAGATTTCGCCGACGAACTTTCTCGCTGGCTGGCCGAAGCGCGCGATCCCCGCTGGAAACGGCCCTACACCGAACTAACGTATCAACCGATGCAGGAGTTGCTGAAGTACCTCCGCGACCACGGCTACAAGACCTACATCGTCACCGGCGGCGGGCAGGACTTCGTGCGAGTCTATTCCGAGCGAGTGTACGGCATTCCGCCTGAACAAGTCGTCGGCACCGCGGGCGAGACTAAGTTCACCTACGCAGCAAATGGAAAGCCGGAACTCGTCAAGGAGCCAAAACTCCTGCTGAACGACAACGGCGTCGGCAAACCGGAAGGCATTCAGCTCGTCATCGGCCGCCGCCCACGCGCTGCGTTCGGCAACTCGACGGGCGATCAGCAAATGCTCGAGTACGCAACGGCCGGTGAAGGCGCGCAGTTGGCGATGCTCGTCCTGCACGACGATGCAAAGCGCGAATACGCCTACGGCCCCGCCACTGGCCTTCCCGACACGAAGGTCGGCGCGTTCACTCAGGCGCTATACGACGAAGCGACTGCCAAGAGCTGGACCGTCGTCAGCATGAAGAACGACTGGCGGAAGATATTTACGTTCGACGAATAA
- a CDS encoding carbon storage regulator gives MSNPLIPVKISRFIGESFLIGDIEVVIKNVRGKRVLMTVFVPPEVRVVKPEKKS, from the coding sequence ATGAGCAACCCCCTCATCCCAGTGAAAATATCCCGCTTCATTGGCGAATCCTTCCTGATCGGCGACATCGAGGTCGTTATTAAAAACGTTCGGGGCAAGCGTGTACTTATGACAGTCTTTGTCCCGCCAGAGGTTCGCGTCGTGAAGCCGGAGAAGAAATCTTGA
- a CDS encoding OmpP1/FadL family transporter, with translation MRTRQFFPSLVLCWLIALTPFDSAHAQSYGVDLRNTLMPASGAMGGTSVARPQDFISGINGNAATLTQYRGTNFTVGSAWAEATFDIDQTGNVPLPGVTPFAAKSQTPGTAVPNVGVTQELTAYGLPVTLGMALVGAAGAGTDFRQVPASNGTSMYLSILEFAPSAAVQLTDRLSLGSTIFVGSGYLDGPFVGDGAMTNAYGLRASLGMSYAISDATTLGAYYQTRQHFRFEDAVRLELLNGQFEASRDVELELPRNVGLGIANSSLMGGDLLLAADVLYMNWDDADLFRDVYRDQWVLQLGSQYQLTKRCKLRAGYALAQNPIDSSTGTSVAGIPVPGGVPAVKYLQAQLAVVGEHRISGGVGFSDVLPGVDFDVMAGGMFPASEQLGANTAVNLESYWAGMGITWRFGRGACVAE, from the coding sequence ATGCGAACTCGCCAATTCTTCCCGTCACTCGTGCTCTGCTGGCTCATCGCTCTGACCCCATTCGATTCCGCTCATGCACAGTCATACGGCGTCGACCTGAGGAACACGTTGATGCCCGCGTCGGGCGCTATGGGTGGCACGAGCGTTGCGCGGCCGCAAGATTTCATCTCCGGCATTAACGGCAATGCGGCGACGCTTACCCAATATCGGGGCACGAATTTCACTGTTGGCAGCGCTTGGGCCGAAGCGACGTTCGACATTGATCAAACCGGAAACGTACCTCTACCTGGCGTTACCCCCTTTGCGGCGAAATCACAAACTCCAGGTACCGCGGTGCCGAACGTTGGCGTCACTCAAGAACTCACGGCTTACGGCCTCCCAGTGACGCTCGGTATGGCGCTAGTTGGCGCGGCAGGAGCGGGAACCGATTTCCGGCAGGTCCCCGCGAGCAACGGGACCTCAATGTACCTGAGCATCTTGGAATTCGCTCCTTCGGCGGCCGTTCAGTTGACCGATCGGCTTTCCCTAGGCTCCACCATCTTCGTGGGCTCGGGCTACCTTGATGGGCCATTCGTGGGCGACGGGGCGATGACTAACGCATACGGCCTGCGAGCGAGCCTTGGGATGAGCTATGCCATCAGCGACGCCACCACGCTCGGAGCGTACTATCAAACTCGGCAGCACTTTCGCTTTGAGGACGCCGTACGCCTGGAGCTTCTCAATGGCCAATTTGAAGCGTCGCGGGACGTGGAACTTGAGTTGCCAAGAAACGTTGGCTTGGGAATTGCGAATTCGAGCTTGATGGGCGGCGATCTGTTGCTCGCCGCAGACGTCTTGTACATGAACTGGGATGACGCGGATTTATTCCGCGACGTTTATCGCGATCAGTGGGTGCTGCAACTCGGCTCGCAGTATCAGCTCACCAAACGCTGCAAGCTTCGCGCGGGATACGCGCTGGCGCAGAATCCGATTGATTCCTCGACAGGCACTTCGGTGGCCGGTATCCCCGTCCCCGGCGGCGTCCCGGCTGTGAAGTATTTACAGGCGCAACTCGCAGTCGTCGGCGAGCACCGCATTTCGGGAGGGGTCGGGTTCAGCGATGTGCTGCCCGGCGTCGACTTCGACGTGATGGCTGGCGGCATGTTCCCGGCCTCAGAACAGCTCGGCGCTAACACCGCGGTCAATCTAGAGAGTTACTGGGCCGGGATGGGAATTACTTGGCGCTTCGGGCGCGGGGCGTGTGTCGCAGAATAG